The following are from one region of the Microbacterium sp. cx-55 genome:
- a CDS encoding aminopeptidase P family protein: MADPTDIPTITTAEPAPAQPSNRKQPFPSGFLQTISEGWAQRPEAVVPPRIEAAYAARRRDALSAVFPGSRLVIPAGDLKVRSNDTDYPFRAHTAFAHLTGWGTDAEPGAVLVFEPRPGEGHDVTLYFRERADRTTAEFYSDASVGEFWIGPRPSLDEVAADLGIATAHIDALERADDDRVVEEDADLDRVVSELRLLKDDYEIAQLQLAVDVTASGFDDIVRELPRIIAHPRGERIVEGVFHLRARSDGNGEGYDTIAASGAHACYLHWTRNDGAVRPGDLMLVDAGVEVDSLYTADITRTIPVDGRFTDVQRRVYETVREAADAAFAAARPGVRFREVHAAAMDVIARRVAEWGLLPVTAEEALDADTGGQHRRYMVHGTSHHLGLDVHDCAQARREMYYDGLLEPGMVFTIEPGLYFQADDLTVPAEYRGIGVRIEDDILMTADGPVNLSAGIPRTADEIEEWVARLRA; the protein is encoded by the coding sequence ATGGCAGATCCCACGGACATCCCCACGATCACGACGGCCGAGCCCGCACCCGCGCAGCCCTCGAACCGCAAGCAGCCGTTCCCGTCCGGATTCCTCCAGACGATCTCCGAAGGCTGGGCGCAGCGCCCCGAAGCCGTCGTGCCGCCGCGCATCGAGGCCGCGTACGCGGCACGCCGCCGCGATGCCCTCTCCGCCGTGTTCCCGGGCTCGCGACTGGTGATCCCGGCGGGCGACCTGAAGGTGCGCAGCAACGACACCGACTATCCGTTCCGTGCGCACACGGCGTTCGCGCACCTCACCGGTTGGGGCACGGATGCCGAGCCCGGCGCCGTGCTCGTCTTCGAACCCCGGCCCGGCGAGGGTCACGACGTCACCCTCTATTTCCGCGAGCGCGCCGACCGCACGACCGCGGAGTTCTACAGTGACGCGAGCGTCGGCGAGTTCTGGATCGGACCGCGCCCGTCACTGGATGAGGTCGCCGCCGATCTCGGCATCGCGACGGCCCACATCGATGCGCTCGAGCGCGCCGACGACGACCGCGTCGTCGAGGAGGACGCGGACCTCGACCGGGTCGTCTCCGAGCTCCGACTCCTCAAGGACGACTACGAGATCGCGCAGCTGCAGCTCGCGGTCGATGTGACCGCATCCGGATTCGATGACATCGTGCGCGAACTGCCGCGGATCATCGCGCACCCGCGCGGTGAGCGGATCGTGGAGGGAGTCTTCCACCTGCGCGCACGAAGCGATGGCAACGGCGAGGGGTACGACACGATCGCCGCATCCGGCGCGCACGCCTGCTACCTGCACTGGACGCGCAACGACGGCGCCGTTCGCCCGGGTGACCTGATGCTCGTCGACGCCGGCGTCGAGGTCGACAGCCTCTACACCGCCGACATCACCCGCACGATCCCGGTCGACGGTCGCTTCACCGACGTGCAGCGCCGCGTCTACGAAACGGTTCGCGAAGCGGCGGATGCGGCGTTCGCCGCGGCACGACCGGGAGTCCGGTTCCGCGAAGTGCACGCCGCGGCGATGGACGTCATCGCTCGCCGCGTCGCCGAATGGGGGCTCCTGCCGGTCACCGCCGAGGAAGCACTCGACGCCGACACGGGCGGGCAGCACCGGCGCTACATGGTGCACGGCACGAGCCATCACCTCGGGCTCGACGTTCACGACTGCGCTCAGGCGCGCCGGGAGATGTACTACGACGGTCTGCTCGAACCCGGAATGGTCTTCACGATCGAACCGGGCCTCTACTTCCAGGCCGACGACCTCACGGTCCCGGCCGAGTATCGCGGAATCGGCGTGCGCATCGAGGACGACATCCTCATGACCGCCGACGGCCCGGTCAATCTGTCTGCCGGCATCCCCCGCACGGCCGACGAGATCGAGGAGTGGGTCGCGCGCCTGCGCGCGTAG
- a CDS encoding general stress protein, whose amino-acid sequence MSMGAPFTAGSAEAGETVASFSQYEKAQKAVSALIAADVPAKEIAIVGQGLRSIERVTGRLGYATAARSGAVNGLVLGVLFAFIFVLGTPTVAIQAFVGVLLVGIAIGMLMSILMFSIVRRRRDFASVMQVVADHYDVRVMASSVHRARAALGAAKTADSAPAAPPLPAHPVPAEPGDAPPAPARPEQAPPRYGERIDPTRPAPGAGDTPQSADRA is encoded by the coding sequence ATGAGCATGGGTGCACCGTTCACGGCCGGTTCCGCGGAAGCGGGCGAGACCGTCGCGTCGTTCTCGCAGTACGAGAAAGCGCAGAAGGCGGTATCCGCTCTCATCGCTGCGGACGTGCCCGCGAAGGAGATCGCGATCGTCGGTCAGGGGCTCCGCTCGATCGAGCGGGTGACCGGACGCCTCGGTTACGCGACGGCTGCGCGATCGGGCGCGGTCAACGGACTCGTTCTCGGTGTGCTGTTCGCCTTCATCTTCGTTCTCGGCACTCCCACCGTGGCCATTCAGGCATTCGTCGGTGTGTTGCTGGTGGGCATCGCGATCGGGATGCTGATGAGCATCCTGATGTTCTCGATCGTTCGCCGCCGTCGCGACTTCGCGTCGGTGATGCAGGTCGTGGCCGACCACTACGACGTTCGGGTGATGGCCTCCAGTGTGCACCGCGCACGCGCCGCCCTGGGCGCGGCGAAGACGGCCGACTCGGCTCCCGCGGCGCCGCCGCTTCCCGCGCACCCCGTTCCCGCGGAGCCGGGCGATGCGCCCCCCGCGCCCGCGCGACCCGAGCAGGCACCGCCGCGGTACGGCGAGCGGATCGATCCCACGCGTCCCGCGCCCGGGGCGGGCGATACGCCGCAGAGCGCCGACCGCGCCTGA
- a CDS encoding magnesium transporter MgtE N-terminal domain-containing protein: protein MSTQRVFVARLAGCAVFDPVGDRLGKVRDVVVIYRTNDSPRVVGLVVEIPGRRHVFVSIGRVTTIETGQVITTGLINVRRFQQRGGEVRVLAELVGRKVTFTDGSGQAVIEDVAIERDRMGAWDVGQVFLRKPKTTASPFAKGATTFAHWNDVHERQAPGEAQSAEHLVASYSELKAADLANTLLDLPQERLLEVAEELPDDRLADALEEMPEEEQVHILEALGEERAADILDAMEPDDAADVLAQLPADQREELLDLMEPDEADDVRALLQYSPDTAGGLMTPEPIVLSADNTIAEALAVIRRHELHPALAAAVFITLPPFETPTGRLLGIVHFQRMLRYPPHERLGAMIDDSIEPVSASASAQEVARLLASYNLVSLPVVDSAHRLVGAVSIDDVLDYLLPDDWRTGDAGTPATSGVNGVHT from the coding sequence GTGAGTACACAACGGGTCTTCGTCGCGCGCCTGGCCGGCTGCGCGGTCTTCGATCCGGTCGGGGACCGGCTCGGAAAAGTTCGCGATGTCGTCGTCATCTATCGAACGAACGATTCGCCGCGGGTGGTCGGCCTCGTGGTCGAGATCCCGGGTCGGCGTCACGTGTTCGTTTCGATCGGACGCGTCACGACGATCGAGACGGGTCAGGTCATCACGACCGGCCTCATTAACGTGCGCCGCTTCCAGCAGCGCGGCGGCGAGGTGCGCGTGCTCGCCGAACTCGTCGGCCGCAAGGTCACCTTCACCGACGGTTCCGGGCAGGCGGTCATCGAGGACGTCGCGATCGAACGCGACCGGATGGGCGCGTGGGACGTCGGCCAGGTCTTCCTCCGGAAGCCGAAGACGACCGCATCCCCGTTCGCGAAGGGCGCGACGACGTTCGCGCACTGGAACGACGTGCACGAGCGCCAGGCGCCCGGCGAGGCCCAGTCCGCCGAGCACCTCGTCGCCAGTTACTCCGAGCTGAAGGCCGCCGACCTCGCGAACACCCTTCTCGACCTTCCGCAGGAACGCCTGCTCGAGGTCGCCGAAGAACTTCCCGATGACCGCCTCGCCGACGCGCTCGAAGAGATGCCCGAAGAGGAGCAGGTGCACATCCTCGAGGCACTCGGTGAGGAGCGGGCCGCCGACATCCTCGATGCGATGGAGCCCGACGACGCGGCCGACGTGCTCGCGCAGCTCCCCGCCGACCAGCGCGAAGAGCTGCTCGATCTGATGGAACCCGACGAGGCCGACGACGTGCGCGCCCTGCTGCAGTACAGCCCCGACACGGCGGGCGGTCTGATGACGCCCGAGCCGATCGTGCTGTCGGCCGACAACACGATCGCCGAAGCGCTCGCGGTCATCCGCCGCCACGAACTGCATCCCGCCCTCGCGGCCGCGGTCTTCATCACCCTGCCCCCGTTCGAGACGCCCACGGGCCGGCTCCTCGGCATCGTGCACTTCCAGCGGATGCTGCGCTATCCCCCGCACGAGCGCCTCGGCGCCATGATCGACGACTCGATCGAGCCGGTGTCCGCGTCGGCATCCGCTCAGGAGGTCGCACGTCTCCTCGCCAGCTACAACCTCGTGTCGCTCCCAGTCGTGGACTCCGCGCACCGACTGGTGGGCGCGGTGAGCATCGACGACGTGCTCGACTACCTGCTGCCCGACGACTGGCGCACCGGCGACGCCGGCACGCCCGCAACCTCCGGCGTGAACGGGGTGCACACCTGA